GCGCGAACGGCAGGTTGACGAACTGGTCGCGCAAGGCGATCACTTGGGCCGCGATCGCGTATCGGCATCGCCCCGGCTTGGCGAGCAACCCCCCGCTGGCAAGCCCCCCTACAAGAGCCTGAGCCATGACCGTCGCCGGTATTTTGACCGCGTAGCCGAACGCCACGAGATGCGACGATTTGAGATCGTTCACACAGAACGCGGATGTGTTCGGGTTCGGGCTTGAGCCCAGCGCCCGGTCGGATGCCAGATCGGGCGTGATCTGCGGTGCCGATACGTAAAACGGGATGGCGCAACCGTTGAGGGTGAAGGCCATGGCGATAGCCACACCCGCCGCGCCGAACCTGTTGCTCATCCCAGCGTTCCCTTTACTCAATTACGATCTAAAGCGAAACGATCCCGGATTGCTACGTGCAGAAGTCCGCCATAAGGGCCGAACCATTCACGGCTGCGTGATCGTCTTGATAAAGCTGAAGGCCTCGACCGTCATACGCTCGCGGAAATAAAACCGGTGAGCGGCTCCGCGCTGGACGCCCGATTCGAGCGTGAGGGCGGTGCAACCCCAGCCGCGGGCAAGATCTTCGCACCAAGATATCAGGAAATGGCCATGACCCGCGCTGCGTTGTGAGTCATCGGTGACCAGATCGTCTATATAGAAGCGATAGCCGTTCCACGTATTATGGAAGGCCCGGAACATCGCGAGCGCGCGGATTACACCGGATTGGTGAACCAAAGCGAGGTGAGCGCCCTCGCCGAGAATGCGTTGCATCTTCGAGACATAGCCGGCTTCCATCTGCGGGCGGAGCATGCGGTGCAGCGGTTCGGCACCCTCCAGCCAGCGGATGAGGTCAGGGCTGTCGGCCATAAGATGAACAACCTCGCGTGTCATGCGGCTGACTGGTTCAGGGCCGCGATTGCGGCATCACGTTGCGCCCGGTCACCGAGGGCGAGGACTTCGCCAGGGCCGTCGAGAGCGAGGCGCCTGCCCTGCCAGTCGGTCACCGCGCCCCCGGCGGCTTCGATGATCGGCACGATAGAGGCCCAATCCCACGGCTTGAGCCCCGCTTCGGCAATGACGTCGATCTGACCGAGGGCGAGCAGCCCATACGCATAGGCGTCGCCGCCGTAGGTAACGCGGCGGCAGGTTCCGGCAAGATTGGAAAACTGCCCGCGCTGGGCCGGGCTGAACATGTCAGGCGAGGTGCATGAGAGTTCCGCGTCGGCGAGGCTGAAGATCCGGCGCGTGCCGGGCCGCCCATGCCGACCGGTAAAATGGAGCCTGCCATCATGCGCGAGCCAGCGTTCGCCGGTGATCGGTTGGTCGATCAGCCCGAGAACCGGCACACCGTCATCGAGCAAGGCAATAAGTGTGGCGAAAATCGGCCGGCCTGTGATGAATGCGCGGGTGCCGTCGATCGGGTCGATCACCCAGGTCATGCGGCCCGTGGCGTTGCCGCCCATCTCCTCGCCAATGATGCCGAATTCCGGCGTGTAGGTGGTGAGAACGGCGCGGATCGCCGACTCGGCACCTTGATCCGCCAGAGTAACCGGACTGTCGTCCGATTTGGTCTCGACCTCGGGCAGGAGACGAAAATAACGCTGTATCACGTCTCCCGCAGCATCCGCCGCCGTGTGGGCCACGGCGGCGACATCGAGTTTCATTTCAAGGTTTCAGGGGTGGCCGACTGGGCGTTCAGATAAGCAATCACGTCAGCGCGGACCTGCGTATTCTTGATCCCGGGATATGCCATATGGGTGCCGGGAACCGCCTTGACCGGATCGTAGAGCCATTCGTTGAGTTCGTGTGGTGTCCATTTCCCGTCGGCGGCGGCTTTCTTCGCTCCACTGGAAAACGAATATCCGGCTTTCGCGAACATCGGGGCACCCACCACGCCATACAGGTTAGGCCCGACGCCGTTGGCCCCGCCCTTGTCGATCGAATGGCATGCCGAGCACTGCTGCTCGAAGAAACTCTGGCCCTTGGCAATGACCGCGCTGGCGAGAACCGGCTTGATCGTGGGGGCGCCGGTATCGAGCCCGGCGCTCGCGGTCTGGGTTGCCGCCGCCGCCGGGGTGGCGCTGGCGCTGGTTGTCGGCAGCTTTTCCGGGCTGGCGGATTGCGTGTTGAGGTAGTCAATCAGATCGGCACGGACCTGATTATTCTTGACTCCGGGATAGGCCATGTGGGTACCCGGCACGTCCTTCATCGGATCGTACAGCCATTCGTTCAGCTTATGAGGCGTCCAGTTGCCGGAAGCCGCCTTTTTCACAGCGCCGGAGAATGTGTAACCCGCCTTGGCGAACATCGGCGCGCCGACAATGCCATAAAGGTTGGGACCGACACCGTTGGCACCGCCCTTGGTAATGGTGTGGCAGGCCGAGCATTGTTGCTCGAAAAAGCTCTGTCCCTTCCCCGCGACAGCGCTGGCGTAAAGCGGCGCGATCGCAGGGGCACCGCTGCTGGGACCGGACATCGCCACGGCGGAAGTCGCGGCGGCACCCTGGCCCGGCTTGGGCAGCGGAATCGGGTCGGTCGAGAGGGTGCGGAGATAAGCGATCGTATCGGCCCGCTGGACATCGTTCTTGATGCCGGTGTACCCCATGCGGGTGCCGGGGGCGAATTTCTGCGGATCAACCAGCCATTCGTTCATCTTCTGATACGTCCAGACGCCCGACGCCTTGGATTTCACGGCGGATGAGAAATCATAACCCGCTTTGGCGAACATCTTGTCGTTCATCACGCCATAAAGGTTGGGGCCGACCCCATTGGCACCGCCCTTGTCCACAGTATGACAGGCCGCGCATTGCTGCGCCACGAATTGCTGCCCCTTCGAGACATCCGCCTTGATGATCAGCGGATCGATCGAAGGCACACCACCACCGGCTGCAGCAGCGGTCGCCGGTGCATTTTTGGCAACCTCCGCTCTGGTTTTGGCGGCGTCCTTGCCGGACAGAATGCCAGGTGCCTGAATCACGATCCACGCGACCAACCCTGCCGACAGAATGCCGCCGGCAATCTTGTTCAGCAATAGCGGATCACGACCCTTTTTGCCGGGACCAGGCGCATGCGGGTTGGTACTCATCAGACGGCATCCTCCATAGCTTTACCGGAGGATGTATAACGATTTAGGAAAGTGCGACAAGAGTAACATGTTCGCGCGCACGGAGGCTGTCATTTCCCCAACGACCATTTCGGCACCATCACCCATTGTGCTGATTCCTGCCCGCATGGGTTCGACCCGATTGCCGGGAAAGCCTCTTGCCGACATCGGCGGTGTGCCAATGATCGTCCATGTTCTGCACCGCGCCGAGGCTGCCGGGCTTGGCCGGGTCGTGGTCGCATGCGCCGAGCAGGAGATCGCCGATGCCGTGATTGCAGCAGGAGGAACCGCGGTAATGACCCCGCCGGACCTGCCGAGCGGATCGGACCGGATTCATGCCGCACTCGCAACGATCGACCCCACACGAAATCACGAAATCGTGATCAATCTCCAAGGCGATCTGCCGGGGTTCGAACCGGGCGCGCTCACGGCTTTACTCGATGTCCTAGCCGACTCTTCGTTCGACATTGCAACACTGGTCGCACCGATCACGAGCGATGCCGAAGCGGCAGCGGAGTCGGTGGTCAAGGCCGCATGTGGCTTCGAAGCGAGCGACATCGCCCCGGTCCTTTATTTTTCCCGCGCGCGAATCCCGTTCGGCGCCGGGCCTTTATGGCATCATGTGGGCGTCTACGCCTATCGCCGCGCCGCGCTGGAGCGATTTGTCGCCGCCCCGCCCTCACCGCTCGAACGGCGCGAAAAACTCGAACAACTGCGTGCGCTGGAACTCGGACTGCGGATCGGCGCGGCACGGATTGCACGCGCGCCATTCGGGGTGGATACCCCGGAAGATCTCGCCCGCGCCCGTCAGGAGCTCAAACATGACCGATAGAATCGCCTTCCAGGGCATCCCCGGCGCGTATTCCGACCTGGCATGCCGCACGGCATTTCCCGGCATGGCAACCTTGCCCTGCCAGACCTTCGAGGCAGCGATTGATGCGGTACGAGGCGGCGAGGCCACGCTGGCGATGCTGCCAACCGAGAATTCGCTCTCGGGCCGGGTGCCGGACATGCATACCCTCCTCCCGGATTCGGGACTTTCGATCATCGGCGAGCATTTCCAGCGGGTCGAACACTGCCTGCTCGGGGTTCGCGGCGCGCGGATCGAGGATATCCGGAAAATCCACTCCCACGCGGTGGCACTCGGGCAGATCCGGGCGCTGATCCGCGATCTCGGGGCGGCGGCCGTGGTCGAGGCGGATACCGCCGGCTCCGCTCACCTCGTGGCAAACTGGGGGAACCCCCAGAGCGCCGCCGTGGCCTCCTCGCTCGCCGCCGAAATCTACGGCCTCGATATCCTGCGTGCCAACGTGGAAGATGCAGCGCACAACACGACGCGCTTCTACGTGATGGCGAAAACACCCCGCCTGCCGCCGGTCGACGCGGAAAACCTGATCACCAGCTTCGTCTTCCGGGTCCGCAATGTACCCGCCGCACTCTACAAGGCGATGGGCGGCTTCGCGACCAACGGCGTCAACATGACGCGGCTGGAATCCTATATGGTCGGCGGCCAGTTCGCTGCCACACAGTTCCTCTGCGAGATCGACGGCCATCCGGAGCGCCGCGACGTGCGGCTCGCTCTGGAAGAACTCGACTTCTTCTCACGCGAGATCCGGATTCTCGGCGTCTATCCGGCAGCGGCGTTCCGCCTCGCCCAGCGCGCGGCGGCGGGCGCGGACTAATCTGCATTATTCGCCTCTGGTCTGCGCAATTCTATTGAACCCTTGGGTGATTTTCGCTAACAGGACTGGTAGCGGGGACCGAAAAACCGTCTCGATGGGCAGCGATCGGCGCAGAATGCGACGTTGATCTGCCGGGGGATTGCCATGGCGGCCGTGACCGAAGCCTTTCAACCTGCGACCACACCCGCATCGGACTGGAGTGCCGCCACCAACTGGTCCGGCGGTGCCGTACCGGGCGCGGGCGTTGCCGCCGCGATCAGCGGGATCGCTGCCGTAGTCGATCCGGGCGTGACCATCGAGGCGGATCTGACGCTCGACTCCTCGGGTGGTCATGGAGCGGCACTGAGCGGCAATTTCGGCGCGGTGGTGCTGGGCGGATCGTCCACCCTGTCGGTCAGCGGAACCGCAGCGCTCTACGCCGACGATTCAGTAGTCAATCAGGGCGTCGTTGCGGTCGGGACCGCATCGGACCTCGCCGTGGTGGTCGATCTCGGGGCAATCTCCGGGCTGACCGGCGCCCCCGCGGCGAGCTTCGCCAATGCAGGGATGATCGCCCTTTCCGCAGGCGCCGCGCTCGACATCGGCGGAACCGAATTCGAGAATACCGGGCTGGTCACGCTCACCGGCGGCACGCTCGCGGTGACGGGGGGAGCGATCGGCGGGGGAGGCACCATCGCTCTCAGTGCCGCTGCCCTGGCCGAATTCGGTGATGGTGTCGCCGATCAGCATTTTTCATTCACCGGCGAGGGCGGCACGATCGACCTTGCCGACCCTCTGCTCGGTCCCGGCGTCACCCTCAACGGGTTCACGATCGGCGATGCGATCGACTTGAGCACCCTGGCCGATGGCAGCATCGTGCAGGCCGGCACCGATGTAACGATCCTCAACCGCAACGGCGGCATCGACGGATCGTTCGAACTCGCGGTGCCTGTCGATCTTCGAATGACGGCATCCGGAAGCGGCAGCGTCATTCTCGCGGTCCAGCCAGTACCATCCGACCCGCCGTGTTTCGCCCGTGGCACCGCAATCCTCACCCCTGCCGGCTATCGACCGGTTGAAACCCTTGTCGCCGGGGATCGCGTGGTGACTGCGCAAGGCGGTGTCCTGCCGGTCATGTGGGTGGGCTCGCATGCACTCGACCTCGCACAGCATCCTGCGCCACGTAACGTACTGCCGATCCGCATCGCTCCCGGCGCACTGGCCCCGGGTGTTCCCCGCCGCGTGCTTCGGCTGTCGCCCGACCATGCGCTGTGGTTCGATGGCGTCCTGATCCCGGCGAAACTGCTGGTCAACGGCGCGACCATCATCCAGGAACGAGACACGCTGGCCGTCACCTATCATCATATCGAGCTGGCACGCCATGACGTGGTCCTTGCCGAAGCCACGCCGTGCGAGACGTACCTCGATACCGGCAATCGGCAGGGGTTCAGCACCGCCGGCTCCTGGCCAATCCGCCCGAAGCGCTGGGATCGCGATGCCTGTGGCCGTCTGATAACCGGCGGGGCGGCCTTGCGCGGGGTGCGCGTCGCGCTGCATCAGCGCGCCCTTGCACTCGGTTTCACCGTCAATGCGGAGCACGACATCGGCGTCTGGATCGATGGGAGACGGATCATGCCCGGAACATCCGGACGCTACGATCTTCCTGCATCACGACACGGCACCGCCGTCCTGCGCTCGAAACGCTTCATCCCCGCGGAAGTCGACCCCGCATCGGACGACCGGCGCGAACTCGGTGTCGCCATCGCGGGTCTCCGTGCCGGACGGTGCCGCCTCGATATCGACGAGATTGCGGCAAGCGGCTTCCACCCACGCGCCTCCGGCGACCGAGCGCGGTGGACCGATGGTGCCGGCACGATCCTGCTGCCCCCGGCCGCGCGATCCATCGCGTTCGAGCTTGCGGCGGTGCCGTTGCTCTGGACGCCGCGGATCGGCTGAGCGGACGCCAACAAACCCGGTTGCGATTCGCAACGAGGCTGATATCGGCCATTCCGTCTTGCGCCTCGCCACAGGCCCGGGTTCGGCGTTTGGCCGTGATCTTGCATCGCTCCCCCATGATCGACCAGGCGGAGCTGACAGCAGGACGTGGACATATTGATCGCCGACACCGATCCGGCACGAGCGACGGCGCTGGCCGCGCGGCTCGCCGGCCAGACCGGGACCGGGCGCATCCGCATCGCCCCGGCCGATCAGAACCTCGCCGCGATCGTCGCGGTCGAGCAGCCGGACATCGTGATCGTGGACATGGCACGCCCGGATCGCGACAGCCTGGAGCAGTTGCGCAGTATCACGGCTCAGCTGGCCCCGGTGACGCTGTTCATCGACGAGGACGATCCGGCGTTCATGGAAGAGGCAATCGCAGCCGGGGTGGTGTCGTATCATGTCAACGCCGCCACAAACGTTGATATCAAGCCGGTTCTGCGCAGTGCGATCGCGCTGTACCGCTACGCCAGCCGGCGCGAGAAGCGGTTGGCGGCAGCGGAAGCGGAACTGGCGGACCGGCGGTTGATCGAGCGTGCCAAAAAACTGCTGATCCAGCGTGACCGGATGAGCGAGCCGGCCGCCCACCGGTTTCTGCAGCGCCGGGCCATGGAGCGACAGATGCGGCTGGCCGACGTGGCGCGCGGGTTGCTGCGGGACTCCGAGGCACCCGAGTCCGATTTGTCCGAACGCAGTTGGCCGGGCACGGAAGGGACAGGATCGTGAGTGCTCAGGGTTTACGCATCGGCATCGTGCAGTTGCTCGATAGCGCGCCGGTTCTGCTGGCGCGCGAGTTCGGATATTTCACCCAGGCCGGGCTCGACGTTACCGTGGTAATCGAACCTTCCTGGGCCAACATCGCGGACAAGCTGGCCTATGGCATGCTGGATGCCGCCGTCATTCTGGGACCGCTGGCGGTCGCGATGACATTGGGGCTTCGAGGCCGACCGAGCGCCTTGCGCTTCGCGGGCACGCTGAGCCGTAACGGCAATGCGATCGTGCTGGCGGCAGGCCGGGCGGCGGCACCCGTGCGGTTCGCCGTCGTGCATGCCTATTCCAACCACGATCTCCTGCTGCGTGACTGGATCGCCGCGAGCGGTATGGTGCCTGCTGATGCCAGCATCATCACGCTGCCGCCGCCCGATATGGTGAATGCGCTGGAACGCGGCAGCATCGACGGGTTCTGCGCCGGGGCGCCGTGGGGCAGCATCGCGGTACGGCAGGGAGCCGGGATAATTACGGCGGTCTCGGCCGATCTCGCCCCGGATCATCCGGAAAAACTGCTGGTGTTGCGTGCCGAATTCGCGGACGCGCACCCGATGGCGGCAGCGGCGCTCCGCGATGCGCTGGGTGCGGCGACGTCCCTGTGCGGCACGGCGTCGGCGCGTCGGGATCTCGCGGCGATTCTGGCGGCGCCACGTAATCTCGATCTCCCCTCATCCGTGCTCGAGGCGGCACTGACGCCCTCCGGCGGCAATCCTGTGTTCATGACCGGGGCGGCGCTGCGCCCTGCGGTGGCAGACCTGGAGTGGACGATCGCGCGGATGCAGGCCGCCGGGCATCTCGCCGGAACGGATCCCACGCAGGCGGTCGCGACGCTGATGGGAACGCCGTCGGTATCGGACTAACTATCGATCATATGATTATTTTATAGATATTTCTAGACTATAAAAGCGTCATATTAGTCCGTTCGTTCTCGTCTCGTCCTAAGTTTAGGCTGATATGCCGGTTGGCATCCTTTTTGCCTTTGTGACTTGGCACGGGGACGTGCACCGCCGCTGCCAAGGACGGTATCGGTGATCGGACGGGACGAAAGTTCCAACGCCCAGAATCGCGCGCCAACGAAGGCCGTTTGTGAACCGCAGGTTCACAGGAGTGCGACAATGAGCTTACCACGTGAAAAATCGTTCCTGAAGGCGGGCCACTGGCCCACCCTGTTCGCCGCCTTCCTGTATTTCGACATGAGTTTCATGATCTGGGTGCTGCTGGGACCGTTAGCAGTGCAGATCGGCACGGCCTTGCACCTCGACCCGGCGCAGAAGGGTTTCATGGTCGCGCTGCCGGTCCTCGCCGGCGCGCTGCTGCGGATCGTCGGCGGTTTCGCGGTCGATCAGTTCGGTGCGCGGGTGACCGCGATCGTGGCGCAACTCATCGTTATCGCGGGCCTCGCCGTGGTCGGCATTGTGGGGATCACCTCATATCATGAGGTGCTGGCGATCGGGTTGCTGCTCGGCATCGGCGGTGCCTCCTTCGCCGTGGCGTTGCCGCTGGCGTCGCGCTGGTATCCGCCCGAACATCAGGGCACCGCTATGGGCATTGCCGGGGCCGGGAACATCGGCACCGTCGTCACTGCGCTCGCGGCACCGGGGCTTGCCATCGCGATCGGCGTGAGCGGCGTATTCAGCCTGGCCGCGGCGATCATGGCCGCAACGTTGGTGGTGTTCGCGCTGATGGCGAAAAACCCGCCGACCTATCGGTTTCCGCAGCCGCTGGGGGCCTATTTCAAAGTTTTGCGGGTGGCCGACACCTGGTGGTTCATGGGGTTCTACGGCGTCACCTTTGGTGGATTCGTCGGCCTGTCAGCGTCGCTGACGTTGTATTTTCACAGCACGTATGGGCTGACGCCCGTTCACGCCGGGTTTGCAACCGCCTTATGCGCCTTCGTGGGCGGCTCGATCCGCCCCTATGGCGGGTATCTGGCCGACCGGATCGGCGGCGTCCGCGTGCTGTCGGTGCTGTATCTGGTCGCAGCGGCGGCATTGATCGTGCTCAGCATGGGAATCGGCGCGTTCTGGCCGGCGCTGGCTGTCTTCATCGTGGTGATGGCGGCGTTCGGCATGGGGGACGGCGCGATCTTTCAACTGATCCCGATGCGGTTCGGCCGCGAGATCGGCACCGCCACCGGCTTCGTCGGCATGGCAGGCGGGATCGGCGGGTTTTATCTCGCATCCAGCATGGGGTTGTCGAAGCAACTGACCGGATCGTACGGCGCCGGATTTCTGATTTTCGCAGGTCTCGCCCTGCTCGCTTTCGGTGGGCTCTCGATTGTGAAGCACCGCTGGCGCGCCGATTTCACCGCGGCCACGTCGGTCGAGGGTGCCACGGTTCGCGTTTGATCTGCCTGGAATAACGGAAGGTTAACTCAATGGATGGTTCCAACATCGTCAGGCCACGTCTCGTGGTCATTGGCAACGGTATGGCGGGGATGCGCACCGTCGAAGACATTCTCGCGATTGCGCCGGGGTATTTCGACATCACGGTGTTCGGTGGCGAGCCGCAACCGAATTACGACCGGATCATGCTCTCCCCGCTGCTCGCCGGCGGCAAGAGCTTCGCCGACATCGTGCTCAACGATTACGACTGGTATAAATCGAACAATATCCGCCTGATCGCGGGCGAGCACGTCGACTGGATCGATCGCAAGCAGCGCGTGGTGCGCGGTGCGAAGGGCAGCGAGGTGCCATACGATATGCTGCTGCTCGCAACCGGCTCGAATCCGTTCGTGCTGCCGATCCCGGGAGCGGACAAGGCCGGTGTGCTGACCTTCCGGACGGTCGCAGATGTCGAGGACATGCTGGCTGTGGTCCGGCAGGGAACCAGAGCCGTGGTGATCGGCGGCGGACTGCTCGGGCTCGAGGCCGCGCACGGGCTCAATCTGCGGGGCGCGGACGTGACGGTCATCCACCTGATGCCGACC
This sequence is a window from Acidiphilium acidophilum. Protein-coding genes within it:
- a CDS encoding prephenate dehydratase: MTDRIAFQGIPGAYSDLACRTAFPGMATLPCQTFEAAIDAVRGGEATLAMLPTENSLSGRVPDMHTLLPDSGLSIIGEHFQRVEHCLLGVRGARIEDIRKIHSHAVALGQIRALIRDLGAAAVVEADTAGSAHLVANWGNPQSAAVASSLAAEIYGLDILRANVEDAAHNTTRFYVMAKTPRLPPVDAENLITSFVFRVRNVPAALYKAMGGFATNGVNMTRLESYMVGGQFAATQFLCEIDGHPERRDVRLALEELDFFSREIRILGVYPAAAFRLAQRAAAGAD
- a CDS encoding nitrate/nitrite transporter; translation: MSLPREKSFLKAGHWPTLFAAFLYFDMSFMIWVLLGPLAVQIGTALHLDPAQKGFMVALPVLAGALLRIVGGFAVDQFGARVTAIVAQLIVIAGLAVVGIVGITSYHEVLAIGLLLGIGGASFAVALPLASRWYPPEHQGTAMGIAGAGNIGTVVTALAAPGLAIAIGVSGVFSLAAAIMAATLVVFALMAKNPPTYRFPQPLGAYFKVLRVADTWWFMGFYGVTFGGFVGLSASLTLYFHSTYGLTPVHAGFATALCAFVGGSIRPYGGYLADRIGGVRVLSVLYLVAAAALIVLSMGIGAFWPALAVFIVVMAAFGMGDGAIFQLIPMRFGREIGTATGFVGMAGGIGGFYLASSMGLSKQLTGSYGAGFLIFAGLALLAFGGLSIVKHRWRADFTAATSVEGATVRV
- a CDS encoding c-type cytochrome translates to MSTNPHAPGPGKKGRDPLLLNKIAGGILSAGLVAWIVIQAPGILSGKDAAKTRAEVAKNAPATAAAAGGGVPSIDPLIIKADVSKGQQFVAQQCAACHTVDKGGANGVGPNLYGVMNDKMFAKAGYDFSSAVKSKASGVWTYQKMNEWLVDPQKFAPGTRMGYTGIKNDVQRADTIAYLRTLSTDPIPLPKPGQGAAATSAVAMSGPSSGAPAIAPLYASAVAGKGQSFFEQQCSACHTITKGGANGVGPNLYGIVGAPMFAKAGYTFSGAVKKAASGNWTPHKLNEWLYDPMKDVPGTHMAYPGVKNNQVRADLIDYLNTQSASPEKLPTTSASATPAAAATQTASAGLDTGAPTIKPVLASAVIAKGQSFFEQQCSACHSIDKGGANGVGPNLYGVVGAPMFAKAGYSFSSGAKKAAADGKWTPHELNEWLYDPVKAVPGTHMAYPGIKNTQVRADVIAYLNAQSATPETLK
- a CDS encoding ABC transporter substrate-binding protein yields the protein MSAQGLRIGIVQLLDSAPVLLAREFGYFTQAGLDVTVVIEPSWANIADKLAYGMLDAAVILGPLAVAMTLGLRGRPSALRFAGTLSRNGNAIVLAAGRAAAPVRFAVVHAYSNHDLLLRDWIAASGMVPADASIITLPPPDMVNALERGSIDGFCAGAPWGSIAVRQGAGIITAVSADLAPDHPEKLLVLRAEFADAHPMAAAALRDALGAATSLCGTASARRDLAAILAAPRNLDLPSSVLEAALTPSGGNPVFMTGAALRPAVADLEWTIARMQAAGHLAGTDPTQAVATLMGTPSVSD
- a CDS encoding 3-deoxy-manno-octulosonate cytidylyltransferase; the encoded protein is MFARTEAVISPTTISAPSPIVLIPARMGSTRLPGKPLADIGGVPMIVHVLHRAEAAGLGRVVVACAEQEIADAVIAAGGTAVMTPPDLPSGSDRIHAALATIDPTRNHEIVINLQGDLPGFEPGALTALLDVLADSSFDIATLVAPITSDAEAAAESVVKAACGFEASDIAPVLYFSRARIPFGAGPLWHHVGVYAYRRAALERFVAAPPSPLERREKLEQLRALELGLRIGAARIARAPFGVDTPEDLARARQELKHDR
- a CDS encoding Hint domain-containing protein, which encodes MAAVTEAFQPATTPASDWSAATNWSGGAVPGAGVAAAISGIAAVVDPGVTIEADLTLDSSGGHGAALSGNFGAVVLGGSSTLSVSGTAALYADDSVVNQGVVAVGTASDLAVVVDLGAISGLTGAPAASFANAGMIALSAGAALDIGGTEFENTGLVTLTGGTLAVTGGAIGGGGTIALSAAALAEFGDGVADQHFSFTGEGGTIDLADPLLGPGVTLNGFTIGDAIDLSTLADGSIVQAGTDVTILNRNGGIDGSFELAVPVDLRMTASGSGSVILAVQPVPSDPPCFARGTAILTPAGYRPVETLVAGDRVVTAQGGVLPVMWVGSHALDLAQHPAPRNVLPIRIAPGALAPGVPRRVLRLSPDHALWFDGVLIPAKLLVNGATIIQERDTLAVTYHHIELARHDVVLAEATPCETYLDTGNRQGFSTAGSWPIRPKRWDRDACGRLITGGAALRGVRVALHQRALALGFTVNAEHDIGVWIDGRRIMPGTSGRYDLPASRHGTAVLRSKRFIPAEVDPASDDRRELGVAIAGLRAGRCRLDIDEIAASGFHPRASGDRARWTDGAGTILLPPAARSIAFELAAVPLLWTPRIG
- a CDS encoding ANTAR domain-containing response regulator; translation: MDILIADTDPARATALAARLAGQTGTGRIRIAPADQNLAAIVAVEQPDIVIVDMARPDRDSLEQLRSITAQLAPVTLFIDEDDPAFMEEAIAAGVVSYHVNAATNVDIKPVLRSAIALYRYASRREKRLAAAEAELADRRLIERAKKLLIQRDRMSEPAAHRFLQRRAMERQMRLADVARGLLRDSEAPESDLSERSWPGTEGTGS
- a CDS encoding inositol monophosphatase family protein encodes the protein MKLDVAAVAHTAADAAGDVIQRYFRLLPEVETKSDDSPVTLADQGAESAIRAVLTTYTPEFGIIGEEMGGNATGRMTWVIDPIDGTRAFITGRPIFATLIALLDDGVPVLGLIDQPITGERWLAHDGRLHFTGRHGRPGTRRIFSLADAELSCTSPDMFSPAQRGQFSNLAGTCRRVTYGGDAYAYGLLALGQIDVIAEAGLKPWDWASIVPIIEAAGGAVTDWQGRRLALDGPGEVLALGDRAQRDAAIAALNQSAA
- a CDS encoding GNAT family N-acetyltransferase, whose translation is MADSPDLIRWLEGAEPLHRMLRPQMEAGYVSKMQRILGEGAHLALVHQSGVIRALAMFRAFHNTWNGYRFYIDDLVTDDSQRSAGHGHFLISWCEDLARGWGCTALTLESGVQRGAAHRFYFRERMTVEAFSFIKTITQP